In Priestia megaterium NBRC 15308 = ATCC 14581, the following proteins share a genomic window:
- the qoxD gene encoding cytochrome aa3 quinol oxidase subunit IV, whose product MENKQGQKAGFPLSHVFGLILSLALTFAALGLVVLADLSRSITMTLIMILALLQAAMQLVMFMHMTESENGKVQVANILYSFFIALCIVVGTLWILAAHFNH is encoded by the coding sequence ATGGAAAATAAACAAGGCCAAAAAGCAGGTTTTCCGCTTAGTCATGTATTTGGGCTTATCCTTTCACTAGCCTTAACATTCGCAGCGCTTGGTTTAGTAGTGCTAGCTGATCTATCAAGAAGCATTACGATGACTCTTATCATGATCCTAGCGTTATTACAAGCAGCAATGCAGCTAGTAATGTTCATGCACATGACTGAAAGTGAAAATGGTAAAGTACAGGTTGCAAATATTCTTTACAGTTTCTTTATTGCACTTTGTATCGTTGTGGGTACACTGTGGATTCTTGCAGCTCACTTTAACCATTAA
- the qoxC gene encoding cytochrome aa3 quinol oxidase subunit III, which translates to MAGHLDKSLPLEYQEEQSRLNILGFWIFLGAEIALFSTLFVTYLTYHTRTAGGPTAEELFVVKDFMIETLLLLFSSFTMGIAIFKMRNNDLKGLLVWFVITLVLGGGFLFYEIREFYMYAVHEGATMQTSAFLSGFFTLLGTHGLHVTVGVFWAISIIIQLVRRGLTPVTARKVFIIGLYWHFLDVVWIFIFTLVYLNGLVG; encoded by the coding sequence AAGAAGAACAAAGTCGCCTGAATATCCTTGGATTCTGGATTTTCTTAGGTGCCGAGATCGCGTTGTTCTCTACGCTGTTCGTAACGTACTTAACGTACCATACGCGTACAGCGGGTGGCCCTACTGCAGAAGAACTGTTCGTTGTTAAAGATTTTATGATCGAAACGCTGTTACTACTATTCAGTAGTTTCACGATGGGAATTGCCATCTTTAAAATGCGTAATAATGATTTAAAAGGACTTTTAGTTTGGTTCGTGATTACGCTTGTTCTTGGTGGAGGATTCCTTTTCTACGAAATTCGTGAGTTTTACATGTACGCAGTTCACGAAGGTGCAACAATGCAAACAAGTGCCTTCTTATCAGGGTTCTTTACACTACTTGGAACGCACGGTCTTCACGTAACAGTCGGTGTATTCTGGGCAATCAGTATTATTATTCAATTAGTAAGACGAGGATTAACACCAGTTACTGCTCGTAAAGTATTTATTATCGGTTTATACTGGCATTTCCTTGATGTTGTATGGATCTTCATCTTCACGCTTGTATACTTGAACGGATTGGTGGGATAA
- a CDS encoding LCP family protein: MKKYKIGILAACILLLGTAGFGIAYQQETSAKEQPHSFNVLVMGVDERPGDTGRSDVLMVVNLDTSHNKAKVMPIPRDTRVHIDGKGPDEKINHAYRYGGIPLTVRTVENFLDIDVDYYVKVNMEGFKDVVDELGGVYVKNPFPFVFDSFIFPEGENALNGEKALAYVRMRHEDPKGDLGRNNRQRQVVEALLDKGMNMSTVKNIPSLLTLVKKHIRTNIDVSDAFTMYNVIKKGRPDFETVTVKGEGQMVDGTWYYVVKPSEKKQLSAMFQQTH, translated from the coding sequence ATGAAAAAATACAAAATAGGGATCTTAGCGGCATGTATTTTACTTTTAGGAACCGCTGGATTTGGAATTGCCTATCAACAGGAAACATCTGCTAAAGAGCAGCCTCACTCGTTTAATGTACTGGTTATGGGCGTAGATGAAAGGCCAGGAGATACAGGCCGCTCAGATGTATTAATGGTGGTCAACTTAGATACGAGCCACAATAAAGCAAAAGTTATGCCGATCCCTAGAGATACGCGCGTGCACATTGATGGAAAAGGACCGGATGAGAAAATTAATCATGCTTATCGATACGGAGGCATTCCTTTAACCGTGCGCACGGTTGAGAACTTCTTAGATATCGATGTCGATTATTATGTGAAAGTAAATATGGAAGGCTTTAAAGATGTAGTAGATGAACTTGGCGGAGTATACGTTAAGAACCCGTTTCCTTTTGTGTTTGATTCATTTATCTTTCCTGAAGGAGAAAATGCGTTGAACGGCGAAAAAGCTCTTGCCTATGTGCGGATGAGACACGAAGATCCAAAAGGAGATTTAGGTAGAAATAATCGCCAGCGCCAAGTAGTGGAAGCTCTATTAGATAAAGGAATGAACATGTCAACGGTGAAAAACATTCCAAGTCTCCTCACGCTTGTAAAGAAGCATATTCGAACGAATATTGATGTCAGCGATGCATTTACGATGTATAACGTTATTAAGAAGGGCCGGCCTGATTTCGAAACGGTAACCGTAAAAGGAGAAGGACAAATGGTAGATGGTACATGGTATTATGTTGTCAAACCATCTGAAAAAAAACAGCTGAGCGCTATGTTTCAACAAACCCATTAA
- a CDS encoding GNAT family N-acetyltransferase, with amino-acid sequence MIALRPFSKKDFKQLMDWIPSESFMVQWSGSSFSFPLTPRQLKHYIRYANEDGASTYAFSVIDENEQLIGHISLAHIDYYHKTGRIGRVLLGEEYRGKGLCSHMFEKVLAFGFEELGLHRISLGVFDFNERAIQSYERIGFTREGLLRDVRLVDGQYWSLIEMSMLESEWAQRDVHQKSS; translated from the coding sequence GTGATAGCTCTACGACCGTTCTCCAAAAAAGACTTTAAACAGCTAATGGATTGGATTCCCTCCGAGTCATTTATGGTGCAATGGAGCGGCTCTAGCTTTTCTTTTCCGCTTACTCCTAGACAGTTAAAACACTACATTCGATATGCAAATGAAGATGGTGCTTCTACCTATGCTTTTTCCGTCATAGATGAAAATGAACAGCTTATTGGGCATATTTCTCTTGCTCATATTGATTATTATCATAAAACAGGAAGAATTGGCCGAGTGCTGCTTGGTGAAGAGTATAGAGGAAAAGGGCTTTGCTCGCACATGTTTGAAAAAGTGTTAGCTTTCGGTTTTGAAGAACTGGGTCTTCACCGAATTTCGCTCGGCGTCTTTGATTTTAACGAGCGGGCGATTCAGTCCTATGAACGAATTGGCTTTACACGCGAAGGCCTTCTTCGAGATGTCCGGCTTGTAGATGGACAGTACTGGAGCTTAATTGAAATGAGTATGTTAGAAAGTGAATGGGCACAGCGTGATGTGCATCAAAAATCAAGCTAA
- a CDS encoding undecaprenyl-diphosphate phosphatase — protein MSWFEAFILGIIQGLTEFLPISSTGHLYLGRHLFGLDDAGLYLDTMLHMGTLLAVFVFYKRELWHIIRYPFSKLTGLLVMGTIPAVAIGLLFKDYFDSISKSGLTIGWEFLATGLLLWFGDSVKNGYKKMDHISYGDAFFIGSFQAAAIFPAVSRSGLTMVAALMRKLDRETAAYFSFLLSTPAICGAVLLQLKDVVTGEVEQLSVFFLFVATFSSALFGYVAVKWMINYLKHHSLKTFAIYVWILGAVVLICQFTGVF, from the coding sequence ATGTCGTGGTTTGAAGCATTTATTTTGGGAATCATTCAAGGGCTTACAGAGTTTTTACCGATAAGCAGCACGGGGCATTTGTATTTAGGGCGCCACTTATTTGGCTTAGACGATGCAGGATTGTATCTAGATACGATGCTGCATATGGGCACTCTGCTTGCTGTATTTGTCTTTTATAAGCGTGAGCTATGGCATATTATTCGTTATCCCTTTAGCAAGCTTACAGGGCTTTTAGTAATGGGAACGATCCCTGCAGTTGCGATTGGTCTTTTGTTCAAAGACTATTTTGACAGTATTTCTAAATCTGGCTTAACGATCGGCTGGGAATTTCTTGCGACAGGACTGCTGTTATGGTTTGGTGATTCCGTAAAAAATGGCTATAAAAAAATGGATCATATTTCATACGGAGATGCCTTTTTTATCGGCTCGTTTCAAGCAGCTGCGATATTCCCTGCTGTATCTCGATCTGGTTTAACCATGGTAGCTGCGTTAATGCGAAAATTAGACCGTGAAACAGCCGCTTACTTTTCATTTTTATTGTCGACTCCCGCCATTTGCGGAGCGGTGTTACTTCAGTTAAAAGATGTAGTCACAGGTGAAGTCGAGCAGCTTTCCGTTTTCTTTTTATTCGTTGCCACCTTTTCATCTGCTTTATTTGGTTATGTAGCGGTAAAATGGATGATCAATTATTTAAAGCATCATTCATTAAAAACGTTTGCAATTTACGTTTGGATATTAGGTGCAGTCGTGCTGATTTGTCAGTTTACGGGGGTGTTTTAA